From the Pomacea canaliculata isolate SZHN2017 linkage group LG4, ASM307304v1, whole genome shotgun sequence genome, one window contains:
- the LOC112561562 gene encoding MAGUK p55 subfamily member 6-like: protein MPAGTTKNLTAIEALEKIQDNVENFEDIGASTQEVDFMKDFFDNEALGALLEMYDDLTMDELPDPQEEDTKDLYRGVLDAVSARAASNSKADELRKILENPHFQALMKSHDDVAQENYGIVDPKSLTLPAPPPPVFGAAAEEYRFVTIRKQGKEPLGITVNLDENNDLTIARILQGSLADKQGLLRTGDKVREVNGTEVFTPEDMMILLKEASASVTMKVVPSYNSSAPTDEFFVRSNFNYDPMNDRLIPCKKAGLPFRQGDILQIVSTTDENWWQARSLAVSDGLVGLIPSSTLQEKRSAFVQPGLTNTKTDLLCGLKVKRKKHIKYNSQDTTVFDNCDIRVYEEVTLANYHTRVLALVGSKGVGKRSLINELVKNNPTRFQAPTPYTSRPMGDNDVDGRGYFFVPRELMEREIRESKYLDYGEFDGELYGIKFSTIREIIKRGRVCVMGVSPTALKVIKSPDFQPFIVFIAASSVEAQKVMYEKHKEMMEEALEGRRRKSTRPTINELFQEELFIATLKESRQIEKVYRPYFDDSIVNDDFDTTYKFLLTTMDNLHQGAKWIPVEWKE from the exons ATGCCAGCAGGAACGACCAAGAATTTGACTGCCATTG AGGCACTGGAGAAGATCCAAGACAATGTGGAGAACTTTGAGGATATTGGTGCATCAACACAAGAAGTTGACttcatgaaagatttttttgacAATGAAGCCTTGGGTGCTCTTTTGGAA ATGTATGATGACCTGACAATGGACGAGTTACCTGATCCCCAAGAAGAGGACACAAAAGACCTTTATCGAGGTGTTCTTGATGCTGTGTCTGCTCGAGCTGCCTCAAACTCAAAAGCTGATGAACTAAGGAAGATTTTAGAGAATCCACATTTTCAG gCTCTGATGAAATCACATGATGACGTTGCTCAGGAGAACTATGGCATCGTTGACCCCAAATCCTTGACCCTTCCAGCCCCTCCACCTCCAGTCTTTGGTGCTGCAGCTGAAGAGTACCGCTTTGTTACTATTAGAAAACAAGGGAAAGAACCTCTT GGCATAACCGTAAACTTAGATGAAAACAATGATCTTACTATTGCTCGAATCCTTCAGGGAAGCCTTGCAGACAAACAAG GGCTACTGCGTACGGGAGATAAAGTACGTGAGGTAAATGGTACTGAAGTCTTCACTCCTGAGGATATGATGATCCTCTTGAAAGAAGCATCAGCATCTGTCACCATGAAAGTTGTTCCATCGTACAACAGTTCAGCTCCAACAGATGAG TTCTTTGTCCGTTCCAACTTCAACTATGACCCCATGAATGATCGTCTGATTCCGTGCAAGAAGGCAGGTCTGCCTTTTAGACAAGGAGATATTCTACAAATTGTGAGCACTACAGATGAAAACTGGTGGCAG GCACGGTCACTTGCTGTCTCAGATGGGCTAGTTGGTCTTATCCCCTCAAGCACTCTCCAGGAGAAGAGGAGTGCATTTGTACAACCAggactgacaaacacaaagacagatttat TGTGTGGACTAAAGGTGAAGAGGAAAAAGCACATCAAGTACAACTCCCAGGATACCACAG tcTTTGACAACTGTGACATCAGAGTCTATGAGGAGGTGACCCTGGCAAATTATCACACACGAGTTCTCGCTCTTGTGGGATCAAAAGGAGTGGGAAAGCGGTCACTCATCAATGAACTTGTCAAGAACAACCCCACGAGATTCCAGGCTCCTACTCCTT ATACATCCCGGCCTATGGGGGATAATGATGTTGATGGGCGTGGCTATTTCTTTGTGCCACGAGAGCTAATGGAAAGAGAAATTCGGGAGAGCAAGTACCTGGATTACGGAGAGTTTGATGGAGAGCTGTATGGCATCAAATTCAGCACGATCCGAGAGATTATTAAGAGAGGAAGAGTCTGTGTGATGGGTGTTAGTCCAACA GCATTGAAGGTGATTAAGTCACCTGATTTTCAGCCTTTCATAGTTTTTATCGCTGCTTCGAGTGTTGAGGCACAGAAGGTCATGTATGAAAAGCACAAAGAAATGATGGAGGAGGCTTTGGAAGGTAGACGCAGAAAG TCGACACGACCCACCATAAACGAACTTTTTCAG gaggaaCTTTTCATAGCAACACTGAAAGAAAGTAGACAAATAGAGAAAGTCTACAGGCCGTACTTTGATGACTCTATCGTCAATGATGACTTTGACACTACCTACAAGTTTTTGCTGACTACCATGGACAATCTTCATCAGGGAGCCAAGTGGATCCCTGTGGAGTGGAAGGAATAG
- the LOC112561563 gene encoding uncharacterized protein LOC112561563 has translation MSIQMTHTTKPCESGVPIKEYPDLLAILPEGQEYHVCWYSAMGEGKFKCEIRVPITTAEDARAWFDQHKKKAQITWRVKTTARVTGKGTLLKIYYRCQHNTLPRSKTADEKPNSKNTNCPAQMTLTVKATTMKKSSDHHLPALPMIVHIEHVHNHPITGNAKVMQHRDVSEDTIQKFKDLFARGHTPASALKMHKFNLHMEHPDNYIYLASDRSVCPDLSFVYKLYAKVFQKSYGADSGQGLLTAVNSLIENYNNEQKLKCASMELIKDKTVIAVYTPLMRRISEKHRASGELVFIDSTGGVDRYNCRVFLLLTHSAAGGLPLGCIITTSESTDALELGFDLYKRLLSKDSFNGRGERGPVVILTDDCEMERKALKTVFPESILILCVFHILQAVWRFLWDSKHAVPRDDRPHPLKLVRNLVYADNQQQMCPTKREHWKKPHIQMVALEILET, from the exons ATGTCGATTCAGATGACACACACAACTAAACCCTGTGAATCAGGTGTACCAATCAAGGAATATCCTGACTTGctg GCCATCCTTCCTGAAGGACAGGAATATCATGTCTGCTGGTATTCAGCAATGGGTGAAGGCAAGTTTAAGTGTGAAATAAGAGTGCCCATCACTACTGCAGAAGATGCAAGAGCTTGGTTTGACCAACACAAGAAAAAGGCCCAGATTACATGGCGTGTAAAAACAACTGCCCGAGTTACTGGGAAAGGAACCCTACTGAAAATCTATTACAGGTGTCAGCACAATACTTTACCAAGAAGTAAAACAGCAGATGAGAAGCCAAActccaaaaatacaaattgccCCGCTCAGATGACCTTGACAGTCAAAGCAACTACCAT GAAAAAAAGCAGTGACCATCATTTGCCAGCTTTGCCTATGATTGTGCATATTGAGCATGTGCATAATCATCCAATCACAGGCAATGCCAAAGTAATGCAGCACCGGGATGTCTCAGAGGACACAattcaaaaatttaaagatttgtttgctaGAGGGCACACTCCAGCATCTGCTCTCAAAATGCACAAATTTAATCTGCATATGGAGCACCCAGACAATTACATCTATTTGGCCTCGGACCGTTCAGTTTGTCCAGACTtgagttttgtttacaa ACTGTATGCCAAAGTTTTCCAGAAGAGCTATGGTGCAGATTCAGGACAAGGTCTCCTGACTGCTGTAAATAGTCTGATTGAGAACTATAACAATGAACAGAAACTGAAGTGTGCATCAATGGAGCTCATTAAGGACAAGACTGTGATTGCTGTGTATACTCCTTTAATGAGGCGTATTAgcgagaagcatagggccagCGGTGAGCTGGTTTTCATTGATTCTACAGGAGGAGTAGACCGTTACAACTGCAGGGTCTTCCTCCTTCTTACACACAGTGCTGCTGGAGGTTTGCCACTAGGGTGCATTATAACCACCTCTGAGTCAACAGATGCCCTAGAGCTAGGCTTTGACTTGTACAAGAGGCTGCTCTCAAAAGATTCCTTTAATGGACGAGGGGAGAGAGGGCCAGTTGTAATTCTCACAGATGACTGTGAAATGGAGAGAAAGGCACTGAAAACGGTGTTTCCAGAATCCATTCTTATTCTGTGCGTGTTTCACATCCTTCAGGCAGTATGGCGGTTTCTGTGGGACAGTAAGCACGCAGTTCCAAGAGATGATCGTCCTCACCCACTGAAACTTGTCCGAAACCTTGTGTATGCGGACAATCAACAGCAAATGTGTCCTACAAAACGAGAACATTGGAAAAAACCACACATCCAAATGGTAGCTCTAGAGATTCTggaaacatga
- the LOC112561564 gene encoding microsomal glutathione S-transferase 3-like isoform X2 codes for MRSLYNNSSGKANSRAGQNFLKLLSNKSAMGVASKFAEALPRDYGYVLLVGCVGNVFVNMWLAINVGRARKQYEVAYPEMTSSNKTFNCIQRAHQHAVENEARFLTLLFVGGLQYPRISAAAGLVYLLGRVVFALGYYTGDPEKRRRGGFMHLAELCLLGNSISFICHQLKWV; via the exons ATGAGGTCGCTATACAACAATTCTTCGGGAAAAGCAAATTCGCGTGCCGGCCag AATTTCCTGAAGTTGCTTTCTAATAAATCTGCAATGGGTGTTGCTTCCAAGTTTGCTGAGGCTCTTCCACGAGACTATGGTTATGTTCTTCTGGTTGGATGTGTTGGCAATGTTTTTGTGAATATGTGGCTTGCTATCAATGTAGGCCGTGCACGCAAACAGTATGAGGTCGCT TATCCAGAGATGACCAGCTCCAACAAAACGTTCAACTGCATTCAGAGAGCACACCAACATGC GGTGGAAAACGAGGCAAGGTTCTTGACACTTTTGTTTGTCGGTGGTCTTCAGTACCCT aGAATCTCAGCTGCGGCTGGGTTGGTGTATTTGCTAGGAAGGGTCGTGTTTGCCCTGGGCTATTACACTGgag ACCCTGAAAAGCGTAGACGTGGTGGATTTATGCATCTTGCTGAACTGTGTCTGCTTGGAAACTCCATCTCATTCATTTGCCATCAGTTGAAGTGGGTGTAG
- the LOC112561564 gene encoding microsomal glutathione S-transferase 3-like isoform X1, producing the protein MRSLYNNSSGKANSRAGQNFLKLLSNKSAMGVASKFAEALPRDYGYVLLVGCVGNVFVNMWLAINVGRARKQYEVAYPEMTSSNKTFNCIQRAHQHAVENEARFLTLLFVGGLQYPRISAAAGLVYLLGRVVFALGYYTGDPEKRRRGGFMHLAELCLLGNSISFICHQLKWPRACFQSCHRC; encoded by the exons ATGAGGTCGCTATACAACAATTCTTCGGGAAAAGCAAATTCGCGTGCCGGCCag AATTTCCTGAAGTTGCTTTCTAATAAATCTGCAATGGGTGTTGCTTCCAAGTTTGCTGAGGCTCTTCCACGAGACTATGGTTATGTTCTTCTGGTTGGATGTGTTGGCAATGTTTTTGTGAATATGTGGCTTGCTATCAATGTAGGCCGTGCACGCAAACAGTATGAGGTCGCT TATCCAGAGATGACCAGCTCCAACAAAACGTTCAACTGCATTCAGAGAGCACACCAACATGC GGTGGAAAACGAGGCAAGGTTCTTGACACTTTTGTTTGTCGGTGGTCTTCAGTACCCT aGAATCTCAGCTGCGGCTGGGTTGGTGTATTTGCTAGGAAGGGTCGTGTTTGCCCTGGGCTATTACACTGgag ACCCTGAAAAGCGTAGACGTGGTGGATTTATGCATCTTGCTGAACTGTGTCTGCTTGGAAACTCCATCTCATTCATTTGCCATCAGTTGAA aTGGCCACGAGCTTGTTTTCAATCCTGTCACAGGTGTTAG
- the LOC112561564 gene encoding microsomal glutathione S-transferase 3-like isoform X3, whose protein sequence is MGVASKFAEALPRDYGYVLLVGCVGNVFVNMWLAINVGRARKQYEVAYPEMTSSNKTFNCIQRAHQHAVENEARFLTLLFVGGLQYPRISAAAGLVYLLGRVVFALGYYTGDPEKRRRGGFMHLAELCLLGNSISFICHQLKWPRACFQSCHRC, encoded by the exons ATGGGTGTTGCTTCCAAGTTTGCTGAGGCTCTTCCACGAGACTATGGTTATGTTCTTCTGGTTGGATGTGTTGGCAATGTTTTTGTGAATATGTGGCTTGCTATCAATGTAGGCCGTGCACGCAAACAGTATGAGGTCGCT TATCCAGAGATGACCAGCTCCAACAAAACGTTCAACTGCATTCAGAGAGCACACCAACATGC GGTGGAAAACGAGGCAAGGTTCTTGACACTTTTGTTTGTCGGTGGTCTTCAGTACCCT aGAATCTCAGCTGCGGCTGGGTTGGTGTATTTGCTAGGAAGGGTCGTGTTTGCCCTGGGCTATTACACTGgag ACCCTGAAAAGCGTAGACGTGGTGGATTTATGCATCTTGCTGAACTGTGTCTGCTTGGAAACTCCATCTCATTCATTTGCCATCAGTTGAA aTGGCCACGAGCTTGTTTTCAATCCTGTCACAGGTGTTAG